In Hirschia baltica ATCC 49814, the genomic stretch CATTGTATGACCGATAAATCCTGTGCCAATGAAATTGGTCTGAAACCAATCCCATTTTGCAATACTCTTGTCGCCAATGCTGTGTAACCCAATCCAGCGACCTTTTTTCTCAAACCATTTTTGAAATGCCACACGCTGATTTTTATTGAGGACATCCCCAGTCACATTATTGAAAACAACAACATCAAAACGTTCAAGATCAGCTTCATTAAAGACAGCACTATTTACCGTCGTAAGCAGATCATATCCCTTATTTTCAGCAAGCTTGACAAAGAACAAATCAGCCCCGGAAATACCGCCATCATGACGCCATTCCAAAGTTTTAGAAAACACCAAAATTGAAGGCGATTTCATCCAATCGACCACCTCCGCCTGATGTCCCCCTTCCTCAATAATAGAATTTGGTTGCAATGAGCCTCCCAATGAACACGCTTGCAAGCAAGTCGAAACTAGCGCGACAATGACAAGAAACTTTTTCACCATAATACCCCCAATATTTCGACACCAAACACACAGAAAGTGAGGAATTTAACTGCAATATTGATCAAT encodes the following:
- a CDS encoding ThuA domain-containing protein, encoding MVKKFLVIVALVSTCLQACSLGGSLQPNSIIEEGGHQAEVVDWMKSPSILVFSKTLEWRHDGGISGADLFFVKLAENKGYDLLTTVNSAVFNEADLERFDVVVFNNVTGDVLNKNQRVAFQKWFEKKGRWIGLHSIGDKSIAKWDWFQTNFIGTGFIGHTMQPQFQEAEVVVLKPDHPVVQGLPPSFNLTDEWYSFDQVPPSDEFIPLLGLDEATYAPTNKVVERWPEDLRMGNKAIDHPIAWSFCRGDAKGVYSAIGHSYENYEEPEYQKFLVNAFDWVTSPSVEAECN